In Alosa alosa isolate M-15738 ecotype Scorff River chromosome 23, AALO_Geno_1.1, whole genome shotgun sequence, a single window of DNA contains:
- the smad4a gene encoding mothers against decapentaplegic homolog 4a — translation MSITNTPTSNDACLSIVHSLMCHRQGGESEAFSKRAIESLVKKLKEKKDELDSLITAITTNGAHPTKCVTIQRTLDGRLQVAGRKGFPHVIYARLWRWPDLHKNELKHVKYCQYAFDLKTDNVCVNPYHYERVVSPGIDLSSLTLGSGPSGLIVKDEYDYEGQLSVPSSESHLQTIQHPPSRPVTQEPFSTPALLPPGEAPSAASTSSAFSSISAGSTNATPTWSRNNSFSSPTVPHPQNGHVQHHPPMPHPGHYWLVQNDIAFQLPISNHPAPEYWCSIAYFEMDVQVGETFKVPSTCPVVTVDGYVDPSGGDRFCLGQLSNVHRTEAIERARLHIGKGVQLECKGEGDVWVRCLSDHAVFVQSYYLDREAGRAPGDAVHKIYPSAYIKVFDLRQCHRQMQQQAATAQAAAAAQAAAVAGNIPGPGSVGGIAPAISLSAAAGIGVDDLRRLCILRMSFVKGWGPDYPRQSIKETPCWIEIHLHRALQLLDEVLHTMPIADLQPLD, via the exons ATGTCCATCACAAACACCCCAACGAGCAACGACGCCTGCCTCAGCATTGTGCACAGTTTGATGTGCCACAGACAAGGCGGCGAGAGCGAGGCATTCTCCAAGAGAGCGATCGAGAGCCTGGTGAAGAAGCTGAAAGAAAAGAAGGATGAGTTGGACTCTCTCATCACGGCTATCACCACCAATGGAGCGCATCCCACCAAGTGCGTTACTATACAACGCACTCTTGACGGCCGACTTCAG GTAGCTGGACGGAAAGGCTTTCCTCACGTGATTTACGCTCGCCTCTGGCGCTGGCCAGATCTTCACAAGAACGAGTTGAAGCATGTGAAGTATTGCCAGTATGCCTTTGACCTGAAGacagacaatgtgtgtgtgaacccctATCACTATGAGCGAGTGGTGTCTCCCGGAATTG ATCTCTCATCATTGACTCTAGGTTCTG GCCCCTCTGGGCTTATAGTGAAGGATGAGTATGATTATGAGGGCCAGTTGTCCGTACCCAGCTCTGAGAGTCACCTCCAGACCATCCAGCATCCCCCGTCACGGCCTGTGACCCAGGAACCCTTCAGCACTCCGGCTCTCCTGCCTCCAGGCGAGGCCCCCAGCGCAGCCTCCACATCCAGTGCCTTCTCCAGCATCTCTGCAGGATCTACAA ACGCCACCCCCACCTGGAGCAGAAACAACAGCTTCAGCAGCCCCACCGTGCCCCATCCCCAGAACGGCCACGTGCAGCACCACCCTCCCATGCCCCACCCGGGCCACTACT GGCTGGTTCAGAATGACATTGCATTTCAGCTCCCAATATCCAACCATCCAG CTCCTGAATACTGGTGCTCCATAGCATACTTTGAGATGGACGTTCAGGTGGGAGAGACGTTTAAGGTGCCCTCTACCTGCCCTGTGGTGACGGTGGATGGCTATGTTGACCCCTCGGGAGGAGATCGCTTCTGCCTGGGCCAGCTGAGCAACGTCCACCGCACAGAGGCCATAGAAAGAGCCCG gcTGCACATTGGCAAGGGCGTGCAGCTCGAGTGTAAAGGGGAAGGAGACGTGTGGGTGCGCTGCCTTAGCGACCACGCTGTCTTCGTGCAGAGCTACTACCTGGACAGGGAGGCTGGCCGAGCGCCGGGGGACGCCGTGCACAAGATCTACCCCAGTGCCTACATAAAG GTCTTTGACTTGCGGCAGTGCCACAGGCAGATGCAGCAGCAGGCGGCCACGGCACAGGCAGCAGCGGCGGCGCAGGCGGCGGCCGTCGCGGGGAACATTCCGGGCCCAGGCTCCGTGGGGGGCATCGCTCCTGCCATTA GTCTGTCTGCTGCAGCGGGCATCGGTGTAGACGACCTGCGGCGCCTGTGCATCCTGCGCATGAGCTTCGTGAAGGGCTGGGGGCCCGACTACCCTCGCCAGAGCATCAAGGAGACGCCCTGCTGGATCGAGATCCACCTGCACCGAGCCCTGCAGCTGCTGGACGAGGTGCTGCACACCATGCCCATCGCCGACCTCCAGCCTCTGGACTGA